The DNA sequence CGGACCCTGGCGGGATGGGCTCGCGATGGCATCGGGGGCCTATCAGCCGCCTCCGCAGACGCCGGCCCGGAAGCCGCTCCAGAGGCGGCAGCGCCCGAACACGATCAGTCTCGGGATGCAGGGGAGCTACGGCGTGGTCCGCGGGAGCTCCCGGCTCGCGGACGGCTTCAGCGACGGGCCGGGCTACGCGTTCCGTTTCCGGTACATGCTGGCTCCCTCGTTCGCGCTCGGCTTCTCGTTCGAGAACCACCACTGGTACGACCAGGGAGGCGCGCCCTCGACCGAGATCGGGGCGGGGGACAGCTCGGTGACCATGACCACCATCTGCGCCGAAGGGGTCTACTATCTGAAGCGGGACACGGACGTGAATCCGTACTTCGTCGGAGGGTTCGGCCACGCCGCGCCCGACATCGTGGACGAGCTGCGAGGGAGCTCCCGCGTGAACGAGGGGATCTTCCTCATGCTGGGCGTCGGACTGGAACGCTTCATCCGATCGCGGTTCTCGCTCGATTTCACCCTGCGCGGGAACGCCCTGGTCTCGAACTCCGAGCTGACGACGTTCGCGACGATCAGCGGCGGCATTCACCTGTACCCCGGAGACTGACGCCCGGATGCGCGTGACCTTCTGGGGCGCCGCCCGCACGGTGACCGGCTCGAAGCACCTCTTGACCGGGGGGGCCGGGACGCTGCTCCTCGATTGCGGGCTCTTCCAGGGCCGCCGCGCGGAGTCCGAGGCGCGGAACCGCACGATGCCGTTCGCTCCCTCCTCGCTCGACGCGGTGATCCTGTCGCATGCGCACATCGATCATTCCGGCATGCTTCCCGTCCTGCCCAAGGGACGGTACGACGGGCCCATCCACGCGACTCCCGTGACCGCCGACCTCTGCCGCGCGATGCTCCTCGACGCGGCGCACATCCAGGAGAAGGACGCGGAGTACCTGAATCGGCGGAAGCGCGGGGACAACCGCCGGGAGCCGATCCGGCCGCTCTACGCCGCGGCCGACGCGGAGCAGGCGTTCACGCTCTTCCAGACGCACGACTACGAGCAGGGTTTCGAGCCGCTCCCCGGCGTGACCGCCATGTTCCACGAGGCCGGCCACATCGCGGGCGCGGCGTCGGTTTCGCTCCGCTGGCGCGAGAACGGGAGCGAGCGGTCGCTCGTCTTCTCGGGGGATCTCGGGCGGCCCGATCGTCCCATCCTGAAGGACCCCACGCCGCTTCCGGAAGCGGACTATCTCATCATCGAGGGAACGTACGGCGGGAAGACGCATCCCGAGGAAGCGACGCTCTGGTCCTCGCTCGAGGCCGTGGTGAACGAGACGGTGGCGAAGCGGGGCAGGATCGTGATTCCCGCGTTCGCGGTGGGGCGCACGCAGGAAGTGGTCTACGCGCTGGACCACCTCATCCGCGAGCGCCGGATTCCGGAGCTTCCGATCTTCGTCGACACGCCGCTCGGAGCCGAGGTGCAGGGGATCATCCGCCGCCATCCGGAGGTCTTCGACGACGAGACCGCGTCGGCCATCCGCGCGGGCGGCGACCCGCTCGGCATGCACCGGGTCACGCTGGTCCGGGACGCGGCGGACTCGAAGCAGCTCAACGAGCGCTCCGGGCCGTTCATCACGATCTCCGCGTCGGGTATGGCCGAGGCGGGGCGCATCCTCCACCACCTCAAGCACACGGTCGAGGACGAGCGGAACACGGTGGTCATCATCGGCTATCAGGCGGAGGGAACCCTGGGGCGCCGCCTCGTCGAAGGCGTCCCGGAGGTGCGGATCCTTGGCGAGCTCCATCCCGTGCGCGCGAAGGTCCGCGTGCTGAACGGATTCAGCGCGCATGCCGACCATCCGGCGCTCGTGAAGCAGGCGGCCTCGTGCGTCGCCGCGAAGGGGATCGCGATCGTGCACGCCGATCTCGAGCGCGCGGAGGCGCTGAAGGCCGGTCTCCATGCGCCCGAGCGCACGCGGA is a window from the Candidatus Eisenbacteria bacterium genome containing:
- a CDS encoding MBL fold metallo-hydrolase, with protein sequence MRVTFWGAARTVTGSKHLLTGGAGTLLLDCGLFQGRRAESEARNRTMPFAPSSLDAVILSHAHIDHSGMLPVLPKGRYDGPIHATPVTADLCRAMLLDAAHIQEKDAEYLNRRKRGDNRREPIRPLYAAADAEQAFTLFQTHDYEQGFEPLPGVTAMFHEAGHIAGAASVSLRWRENGSERSLVFSGDLGRPDRPILKDPTPLPEADYLIIEGTYGGKTHPEEATLWSSLEAVVNETVAKRGRIVIPAFAVGRTQEVVYALDHLIRERRIPELPIFVDTPLGAEVQGIIRRHPEVFDDETASAIRAGGDPLGMHRVTLVRDAADSKQLNERSGPFITISASGMAEAGRILHHLKHTVEDERNTVVIIGYQAEGTLGRRLVEGVPEVRILGELHPVRAKVRVLNGFSAHADHPALVKQAASCVAAKGIAIVHADLERAEALKAGLHAPERTRIPNEGETWELR